One window of the Candidatus Zixiibacteriota bacterium genome contains the following:
- a CDS encoding hypothetical protein (Evidence 5 : Unknown function), translating into MTFDTNSLFYRKVIGLSLRDV; encoded by the coding sequence TTGACATTTGACACAAATTCGCTTTTTTATAGGAAAGTCATAGGGTTGAGTCTAAGAGATGTGTAA
- a CDS encoding hypothetical protein (Evidence 5 : Unknown function) — MQKVLTGIWLKKTGRIFAEYLTPSQWYIFLNDSVIYFFSIRRSRFHCLISTVSDGNTDTKDLILNFAQRLKVVNFGQPVTLLIGGSFNFFEIEISERMTAVHPAKAFPWLDLENTEFNLRILPGELKNRISYSAAVKKDIGEFLLNEVKGSGVDIEEFLPVSYLILRQWLKSGTKENVAVRLPGEAIYLYYDKSNISIIEKACDDESTRITDWRKSTSNIESAGNKFDIPQKQYLLSIDGKKPKNENVENVAALLKDRIIDFKGKRGFFSLGPKKDAIDNLIPAMNILRILGLFVAGAALILLAFWGALRLSAGNNDIPLTRYYDQNAQKNSLLSEIDSLTGKLKNASRGEQSATSFAGAISAFCQTKPSGLYLSDLTVSGDKDEPWQAMAQGVSQKENTVLEYRESIAKFAEGYPVDITLLKRLAGPALNPGEAPRITYGFRLRLRLSANEKD; from the coding sequence ATGCAAAAGGTATTAACCGGCATCTGGTTAAAAAAGACCGGGAGAATTTTTGCCGAATATTTGACTCCCTCGCAATGGTATATATTTCTGAATGATTCCGTGATTTATTTCTTTTCTATCAGACGAAGCAGATTCCATTGCCTTATCAGCACTGTTTCCGATGGCAACACAGATACAAAAGACCTGATTTTGAATTTTGCACAAAGGCTAAAGGTCGTCAATTTCGGCCAACCGGTTACCCTTTTGATCGGCGGCTCCTTCAATTTCTTCGAAATTGAAATTTCGGAGCGAATGACTGCTGTCCACCCGGCCAAGGCTTTTCCGTGGCTCGATCTTGAGAATACCGAATTCAATTTAAGGATATTGCCGGGTGAATTAAAGAACAGAATTTCCTATTCTGCGGCTGTTAAGAAGGATATAGGTGAGTTCCTATTGAATGAAGTGAAAGGATCTGGGGTCGATATCGAGGAATTTCTGCCGGTTTCATATTTGATTCTGCGTCAGTGGCTTAAATCGGGAACGAAGGAGAATGTTGCTGTCAGGCTGCCCGGAGAAGCCATTTATCTGTATTATGACAAATCAAATATTTCCATTATTGAGAAAGCCTGTGATGATGAATCAACGAGAATTACTGACTGGCGGAAGTCCACATCCAATATTGAATCTGCGGGAAATAAATTTGATATTCCCCAAAAGCAATATCTCTTAAGTATCGATGGCAAAAAGCCCAAAAACGAAAATGTTGAGAATGTGGCCGCACTGCTAAAGGACCGGATTATTGATTTTAAGGGAAAACGAGGGTTCTTCAGTCTTGGCCCGAAAAAGGATGCCATTGATAATCTAATTCCTGCGATGAATATCCTGCGTATCCTTGGACTATTTGTGGCAGGTGCTGCCCTGATACTGCTGGCTTTCTGGGGAGCTTTAAGACTTTCCGCGGGGAATAATGATATTCCGCTGACCAGATATTATGACCAGAATGCCCAAAAAAACAGCCTCTTATCTGAAATTGACTCCCTGACGGGCAAATTGAAGAATGCTTCTCGAGGTGAACAGTCCGCTACTTCATTCGCCGGAGCGATTTCCGCTTTTTGTCAGACTAAACCATCCGGCCTTTATTTATCTGATCTGACGGTTTCCGGAGATAAGGACGAACCCTGGCAGGCAATGGCCCAGGGGGTCAGCCAAAAGGAAAATACGGTCCTGGAATATCGTGAGAGTATTGCCAAATTTGCTGAAGGATACCCGGTCGATATCACTCTGCTTAAAAGGCTGGCCGGTCCGGCTCTAAATCCGGGAGAAGCACCCAGGATTACCTATGGATTTAGGTTAAGACTAAGGTTGTCCGCTAATGAAAAAGACTAG
- a CDS encoding putative Type 4 fimbrial assembly protein PilC (Evidence 3 : Putative function from multiple computational evidences): MTTYRYQGRNLTGEKITGLRKAGTPEDLEIKLAEEGLFLESCHTQDNSIFAGLTGWLKRSEITRLTRQMAVLISSGITILEALESTREQTNDKSIINIFDNIITSVQAGEPLYLAFGKHPAYFDSIYLSLLETGEMSGTLDISLERIASYRERSERVNKKIKSALAYPALVLLVSVIVVFTLVAYIIPIFSSMYAGFGMELPSLTQKVVGISEILRETAWMIPVIMIVLLISAGFLLRSHNFRKTLGRVVLHLPVFKNLAVKLAASRFCRTLGTLLNSGLPLIEAVPVASRTVGNRYIENRLESMTSRLGDGATLAETLDEAMIFPRTVIRMTAAGESTGRLGEMFAKTADFYESEVDTEITTLTSLIEPIVIIGLGVIIAVILVAMYLPLFDLVGQLGV; the protein is encoded by the coding sequence ATGACCACATATAGATATCAGGGCCGCAATCTGACAGGTGAAAAAATCACCGGTCTTAGAAAAGCCGGAACTCCGGAAGATCTTGAAATTAAGCTGGCCGAGGAAGGTCTATTTCTGGAATCCTGCCATACTCAAGATAACAGCATTTTTGCGGGCCTGACTGGATGGTTGAAGCGCTCTGAGATTACCCGCCTGACCAGGCAAATGGCGGTATTGATATCGTCCGGCATTACTATCCTTGAGGCCTTGGAATCAACCCGCGAGCAGACCAACGACAAGAGCATCATCAATATATTTGATAATATTATTACATCGGTTCAGGCCGGTGAGCCGCTTTATCTTGCCTTCGGAAAGCATCCCGCTTATTTCGACTCAATCTATCTCTCTTTGCTGGAAACCGGAGAGATGTCGGGGACACTGGATATATCATTGGAGCGCATTGCTTCTTATCGGGAAAGATCTGAAAGAGTCAATAAGAAAATTAAATCAGCCCTGGCCTATCCGGCCCTGGTTCTTCTGGTGTCGGTGATAGTCGTCTTTACCCTTGTGGCCTATATCATTCCGATATTCTCTTCCATGTATGCCGGCTTTGGAATGGAACTGCCCTCACTGACACAAAAAGTTGTCGGAATAAGTGAGATACTCCGAGAAACGGCCTGGATGATACCAGTCATCATGATTGTGCTCTTGATCTCCGCTGGCTTTCTGTTAAGGTCACATAATTTTAGGAAAACTCTTGGGCGGGTTGTTCTTCACCTCCCTGTATTCAAGAATCTGGCCGTAAAATTGGCGGCATCGCGATTTTGCCGCACTCTGGGAACACTTCTCAACTCAGGGCTTCCTTTGATTGAAGCGGTTCCGGTGGCATCAAGGACTGTCGGGAATAGATACATCGAAAACCGGCTGGAATCAATGACAAGCAGATTGGGTGATGGAGCAACGCTGGCTGAGACTCTCGATGAAGCAATGATATTCCCCCGGACCGTCATCCGCATGACTGCCGCCGGCGAATCAACCGGGCGGCTGGGTGAGATGTTTGCCAAAACTGCGGATTTTTATGAATCCGAAGTCGATACCGAAATCACTACCTTGACTTCCCTGATTGAACCGATTGTCATTATTGGGCTTGGAGTTATAATCGCCGTCATTCTGGTGGCAATGTATCTGCCATTGTTTGATTTGGTAGGGCAGCTGGGTGTCTGA
- a CDS encoding hypothetical protein (Evidence 5 : Unknown function) yields MKPEKIKRLAFLLLLAIALFIWIRNFNFLGQNENYFKILETTTKKTHPGTANMRRLDYKKPLFNPFIKPDPVASSNTLARNSRQGAPIVPERLSPKYVLDGVVPGTGHPQAVIRILSGGTRLISVKDTIGVWKVVSIDPNRVIFATGKYRDTLRLPGK; encoded by the coding sequence TTGAAGCCGGAAAAAATTAAACGCTTGGCCTTTCTTCTCTTGTTGGCCATTGCCCTGTTCATCTGGATTCGTAATTTCAATTTCCTCGGGCAGAATGAGAATTATTTCAAGATTTTGGAAACCACGACAAAGAAGACTCATCCAGGAACCGCCAATATGAGGCGCCTTGATTATAAAAAGCCACTATTTAACCCTTTTATCAAACCGGATCCGGTCGCTTCGTCAAATACCTTGGCCAGAAACAGCAGGCAGGGTGCACCCATTGTTCCGGAACGACTCTCCCCAAAGTATGTTCTGGACGGCGTGGTTCCGGGAACCGGACATCCTCAAGCCGTCATACGCATTCTTTCGGGCGGCACCCGGTTGATTTCGGTCAAGGACACCATAGGAGTATGGAAGGTAGTTTCGATTGACCCCAATCGGGTAATATTTGCCACCGGCAAATATCGGGATACTCTGCGACTGCCCGGCAAATGA
- a CDS encoding Type II secretion system protein E (fragment), giving the protein MESNHKIFEASLCHKYLMAPIFDGLDVSKVLICEETNLNMLSAVKFSLNREVDFLMTEKAAVIAEIEKLSKIDHPENRTEKVANHDSRGEDRSVIDLIDDTVSEALRLTASDIHMEPFEEVMVVRYRLDGVLQQKRNIPKDLIAAVISRLKIMSGLDIAEKRRPQDGRIRFKFDNRTVDIRVSVLPTDFGEKIVLRLLDKTMLRLDLVKLGFADKDLHLFKEKIKLPNGIVLITGPTGSGKTTTLYAALNFLKSPGINITTIEDPIEYNLEGINQTQIKPEIDLTFASALRAILRQDPNVIMVGEIRDRETLDNALRASLTGHLVLSTVHTNDAISTLARLIDLGAENYLLTTTVKLIVAQRLIRLICPHCKSAEIDDNEIAAATALGLEPEGIRQGRGCSHCLNIGYRGRTAIYEMLTMDNETGRLLSDDWRRFLSGGILKNQGMTSLREKGLALIEAGLTTPSEVLRETG; this is encoded by the coding sequence ATGGAATCTAATCATAAAATTTTTGAGGCATCTCTATGCCACAAATACCTGATGGCTCCTATATTTGACGGATTGGATGTGAGTAAGGTTCTGATTTGCGAAGAGACCAATCTCAATATGCTGAGTGCCGTGAAATTCAGCCTTAACCGGGAAGTAGATTTTCTGATGACAGAAAAGGCGGCAGTAATTGCGGAAATAGAGAAATTATCAAAAATTGATCATCCTGAAAACCGAACCGAAAAAGTGGCAAACCATGATTCCCGAGGTGAAGATCGTTCTGTAATAGATTTGATTGATGATACCGTATCAGAGGCCCTGCGCCTGACAGCCTCGGATATTCATATGGAGCCATTCGAGGAAGTAATGGTCGTAAGGTATCGATTGGATGGTGTCTTGCAGCAGAAGAGAAACATCCCTAAAGACTTGATTGCTGCCGTCATATCCCGGCTGAAGATCATGTCAGGCCTGGATATTGCTGAGAAAAGGCGGCCTCAGGACGGAAGAATCAGATTTAAATTCGATAACAGGACGGTCGATATTAGAGTCTCGGTTTTGCCGACCGATTTCGGGGAAAAGATCGTTTTAAGATTATTGGATAAGACGATGCTGCGTCTGGATCTAGTCAAATTGGGATTTGCCGACAAGGATCTCCATCTATTCAAAGAGAAGATCAAACTCCCCAATGGGATAGTACTTATTACCGGCCCGACCGGTTCGGGAAAGACAACCACCCTTTATGCGGCCTTGAATTTTCTTAAGTCGCCGGGAATTAATATCACAACTATTGAGGATCCGATTGAATACAATCTGGAAGGGATAAATCAGACTCAGATAAAGCCGGAAATTGATTTAACCTTTGCCTCGGCATTGCGGGCGATTCTCCGGCAGGACCCCAATGTCATCATGGTCGGAGAGATACGCGACCGCGAAACGCTGGATAATGCGCTGCGGGCGTCACTTACGGGACATCTGGTTTTATCAACCGTTCATACCAATGATGCCATTTCTACTTTGGCGCGTCTGATTGATTTAGGGGCTGAGAATTATCTTCTGACAACAACCGTGAAACTGATTGTGGCCCAGAGGCTCATCAGGCTAATTTGCCCTCATTGCAAATCGGCGGAAATCGATGATAATGAAATAGCCGCTGCGACCGCACTGGGATTGGAGCCGGAGGGAATCAGACAGGGCCGCGGTTGTTCGCATTGTCTTAATATCGGCTATCGGGGGAGAACAGCAATTTATGAAATGCTTACTATGGACAATGAAACCGGACGTTTATTATCAGATGATTGGAGGCGATTTTTATCGGGAGGGATTCTCAAAAACCAGGGGATGACCTCGTTGCGTGAAAAAGGGCTGGCTTTGATTGAAGCTGGATTGACAACTCCCTCGGAGGTGCTTCGAGAGACTGGATAA
- a CDS encoding hypothetical protein (Evidence 5 : Unknown function), whose translation MKKTSHNFLWIKLAVSLTLLLAAVYCIDMSFSGIANAISASRLSSEIRANPQLWSSEIQTLKEHKADLEKRFKKTANLIVPDLQSFSKVAGKYGLKLVGVNLRGTSPGDKIAEQSYTLIFQGELTPLLDALDFVENNMRLKIESIALGPSQTRSNNLEMSLRFSSSEKAIEAGKN comes from the coding sequence ATGAAAAAGACTAGCCACAACTTTCTTTGGATCAAACTGGCCGTCTCACTGACGCTTTTACTTGCTGCCGTCTATTGTATTGATATGTCATTTTCAGGGATTGCCAATGCCATATCCGCTTCCAGACTATCTTCAGAAATAAGGGCCAATCCTCAATTATGGTCATCAGAGATTCAAACCCTGAAGGAACATAAAGCAGATTTGGAGAAACGCTTTAAAAAAACTGCGAATCTGATTGTGCCTGATTTACAGTCATTTTCGAAAGTTGCGGGAAAATATGGTTTAAAGCTGGTGGGTGTCAATCTGAGAGGGACATCGCCCGGAGACAAGATAGCGGAGCAGAGCTATACCCTTATATTTCAGGGGGAGCTTACCCCTCTGCTTGATGCACTCGACTTTGTGGAAAACAATATGCGTCTAAAAATAGAAAGTATCGCTCTCGGGCCTTCACAAACCCGGAGTAACAATTTGGAAATGAGTCTGCGGTTTTCCTCTTCGGAGAAAGCAATTGAAGCCGGAAAAAATTAA
- a CDS encoding hypothetical protein (Evidence 5 : Unknown function) codes for MCKHWHSCNILVYFHIIFLAIMPAISRSQGPLPPLKSDTITANADIDSLNGDSLAPVNARIVDTNIIIPSLDFSGVNLGDALTALIRAYQLSMYIDTSVTGTISMRIDNVSLNDGLLFIIREYKLAWERTGNIVKIFKPNIPPPPLPPLDIKYDKGNISFDVIGADLPRFIETVINLTGKNIIIDEGARGSVTGHLVDMEFEKGMKAILGSSGFTFSRIEDIYHVGYLEKAGEQGKKVSRYSVSCQGDSVSIDVRNAPIADILTTLSDECHLSIIVYGKIEGTITANYKNQPLSEVLGFILRGTPYSFKQDGNIYFVGDKNSENLFTSKLIRLKHISNVNIQDLIPATLAKQVSVKAVLEQNGIIITGPSTSILEVERFLKEIDVPPAQVLFDAVVVDYNLTNIKDFNLTANNTGLKTTLPDHVYYPNIDYSATGDNLNVHLNDISDFLNISNIGHLSGDFYMRLQIMEQDGIANIRSRPQIAALNGHAASIKIGTSQYYLLESKTIYPSDQTNVSTQTSQRFEVIDADMSLEVTPWVTESGEIIVDIKPEFNTPASVLNPDVPPTISRRVLKSTVRLRDGETIVLGGMIQNQDNTTIKKFPLLGDLPLIGWIFQNRHSNRVKSELMVYLTPHIYYGSEGSIDIKKILKQKE; via the coding sequence ATGTGTAAGCACTGGCATTCATGCAATATATTAGTGTATTTTCATATTATATTTCTTGCCATAATGCCGGCGATTTCAAGATCCCAGGGTCCATTACCTCCTCTTAAATCTGACACAATAACGGCTAATGCTGATATCGACTCCCTGAATGGGGATTCATTAGCTCCAGTCAATGCCAGAATTGTCGATACCAATATTATAATTCCTTCATTGGACTTCTCGGGTGTGAACCTTGGGGATGCGCTGACGGCATTGATTCGGGCCTATCAGCTTTCGATGTATATTGATACATCGGTAACAGGCACTATATCTATGCGGATTGACAATGTGTCACTGAATGACGGCCTGCTGTTTATAATCAGGGAATATAAATTGGCCTGGGAGAGAACCGGTAATATTGTCAAGATATTCAAACCAAATATTCCCCCGCCTCCTCTGCCGCCGTTGGACATTAAATATGATAAGGGGAATATTTCGTTTGATGTTATAGGAGCAGATTTGCCGCGGTTTATCGAAACCGTAATAAATTTGACTGGGAAGAACATCATTATCGACGAAGGCGCCAGGGGATCAGTTACCGGCCATCTGGTTGATATGGAATTCGAGAAAGGGATGAAGGCGATTCTCGGTTCCAGTGGCTTCACTTTCAGCAGGATCGAAGATATTTATCATGTCGGCTATTTGGAGAAAGCCGGCGAACAGGGAAAGAAGGTCAGCCGCTATTCTGTTTCCTGCCAGGGAGATTCGGTATCGATTGATGTCAGAAACGCTCCCATTGCCGATATTCTGACAACCCTCTCGGATGAATGCCACTTGAGCATAATAGTCTATGGCAAAATCGAGGGGACCATCACCGCCAATTACAAAAATCAACCATTATCCGAAGTCCTTGGTTTTATATTGAGAGGGACACCCTACAGCTTTAAGCAGGATGGCAATATTTATTTTGTCGGCGACAAAAATTCTGAAAATCTCTTTACGTCAAAATTAATCAGGCTGAAGCATATCAGTAATGTCAATATACAGGACTTGATTCCGGCGACTCTGGCCAAGCAGGTTTCGGTAAAGGCGGTGCTGGAGCAAAATGGCATAATAATAACCGGACCTTCCACCTCAATCCTGGAGGTAGAACGATTTCTGAAAGAAATTGATGTGCCTCCGGCTCAGGTGCTGTTTGATGCCGTCGTGGTTGATTACAATCTCACCAATATCAAGGATTTCAACCTGACCGCCAATAATACCGGGCTGAAAACCACTTTGCCCGACCATGTATATTATCCCAATATTGACTACAGTGCCACCGGGGATAATCTGAATGTTCATCTTAACGATATTTCGGATTTCCTGAATATCAGTAATATCGGGCACTTATCCGGTGATTTTTATATGAGACTCCAAATAATGGAACAGGATGGCATCGCCAATATCCGATCCCGGCCTCAGATTGCGGCGCTGAACGGACATGCCGCGTCAATCAAAATCGGGACCTCTCAATATTACTTGTTGGAAAGCAAAACCATTTATCCTTCGGATCAGACCAATGTCTCGACCCAGACCTCTCAGAGGTTCGAGGTTATTGACGCTGATATGAGTCTTGAAGTAACCCCCTGGGTGACAGAGTCAGGTGAGATAATTGTCGATATCAAGCCGGAATTCAATACTCCGGCTTCGGTGCTGAATCCTGATGTGCCTCCGACCATAAGCCGCCGGGTTTTGAAATCAACAGTTCGGCTGCGGGACGGGGAGACTATAGTATTGGGCGGGATGATCCAGAATCAGGATAATACTACCATTAAGAAATTCCCTCTTTTGGGAGACTTGCCGCTGATTGGATGGATTTTTCAGAATCGTCACAGCAACCGGGTCAAATCTGAATTAATGGTCTATTTGACACCCCATATTTATTACGGGTCAGAAGGTTCGATCGACATCAAGAAGATCCTTAAGCAAAAGGAGTAA